A genomic segment from Propioniciclava sp. MC1595 encodes:
- the dnaA gene encoding chromosomal replication initiator protein DnaA: protein MTQDESSALVAAWGQVCSLAPDPVKPWVKAAQPLALHESTLVVAVPNDFSRERVAVRHRDWIESTLAGHFGRPIHLAVSVDSSLETDLADATATASPELPLDAPTLGAGSAPTAIGNGDRLNPKYTFENFVIGSSNRFAHAAAVAVAEAPGKSYNPLMIYGQSGLGKTHLLHGIGHYVRQYFPQVRVKYVSTEELTNDFINAISENRTVEFRRTYRDIDVLLIDDIQFLESKIQTQEEFFHTFNTLHNAQKQIVMTSDRPPKALEALEPRLRSRFEWGLLTDIQPPDLETRIAILRKKATAENLVATPEVLEFIADKIATNIRELEGALIRVTAFASLNHQPVDLRLAEEVLKDLIPEGVEAQITPPLIMSQTANYFNITVDDLCGPARTHVLVTARQIAMYLCRELTDFSLPAIGRLFGGRDHTTVMHANKKIRQLMAERRTIYNQVTELTNRIKQAASAR, encoded by the coding sequence ATGACGCAGGACGAGTCCTCGGCCCTCGTCGCAGCATGGGGTCAGGTCTGTTCGCTCGCCCCCGACCCGGTCAAGCCCTGGGTCAAGGCGGCGCAGCCGCTGGCGCTGCACGAGTCCACCCTGGTCGTGGCGGTGCCCAACGACTTCTCCCGTGAGCGGGTGGCCGTGCGCCACCGCGACTGGATCGAGTCGACGCTGGCCGGCCACTTCGGACGCCCCATCCACCTCGCCGTCTCCGTCGACTCCTCGCTGGAGACCGACCTGGCGGACGCGACGGCCACGGCGTCCCCCGAGCTGCCGCTGGACGCGCCCACGCTGGGAGCCGGCTCGGCGCCGACTGCGATCGGCAACGGCGACCGGCTGAACCCCAAGTACACGTTCGAGAACTTCGTCATCGGCTCGTCGAACCGCTTCGCGCACGCCGCGGCGGTGGCGGTGGCCGAGGCGCCCGGCAAGTCGTACAACCCGCTGATGATCTACGGGCAGTCCGGGCTGGGGAAGACCCACCTGCTGCACGGCATCGGCCACTACGTGCGCCAGTACTTCCCCCAGGTGCGGGTCAAGTACGTCTCGACCGAGGAGCTCACGAACGACTTCATCAACGCGATCTCCGAGAACCGCACGGTCGAGTTCCGGCGCACCTATCGCGACATCGACGTCCTGCTGATCGACGACATCCAGTTCCTGGAGAGCAAGATCCAGACGCAGGAGGAGTTCTTCCACACGTTCAACACGCTGCACAACGCGCAGAAGCAGATCGTGATGACCTCCGACCGCCCGCCGAAGGCGCTCGAGGCCCTGGAGCCCCGGCTGCGCTCACGGTTCGAGTGGGGCCTGCTGACCGACATCCAGCCGCCGGACCTCGAGACGCGCATCGCGATCCTGCGGAAGAAGGCGACCGCCGAGAACCTGGTCGCCACCCCCGAGGTGCTCGAGTTCATCGCCGACAAGATCGCGACGAACATCCGCGAGCTCGAGGGCGCGCTGATTCGCGTCACGGCGTTCGCGTCGCTGAACCACCAGCCCGTCGACCTGCGCCTGGCCGAGGAGGTGTTGAAGGACCTCATCCCCGAGGGCGTCGAGGCCCAGATCACGCCGCCGCTGATCATGAGCCAGACCGCGAACTACTTCAACATCACCGTCGACGACCTCTGCGGCCCCGCGCGCACCCACGTGCTGGTGACGGCCCGCCAGATCGCGATGTACCTGTGCCGCGAGCTCACCGACTTCTCGCTGCCCGCCATCGGGCGCCTCTTCGGCGGCCGCGACCACACGACGGTCATGCACGCGAACAAGAAGATCCGCCAGCTGATGGCCGAGCGTCGCACGATCTACAACCAGGTCACCGAGCTCACCAACCGGATCAAGCAGGCGGCCTCGGCTCGCTGA